In Citrus sinensis cultivar Valencia sweet orange chromosome 2, DVS_A1.0, whole genome shotgun sequence, a single genomic region encodes these proteins:
- the LOC127900255 gene encoding alkane hydroxylase MAH1-like — protein MDFIITSDPMNVHYISSKNFSNYPKGPDLRMILEPFGDGVFAADGNLWKMQRKMIHSVMKHNKFESALEKTIYQKLENGLIPVLDHASEVGIKVDLQDVFQRFTFDNICMSVLGIDPNYLSFEFPQVAYANAFNATEQAVFYRHIVPKSWWKLQKWLHIGKEKKLSKAMKTFDRFLYECISLKRERLLISRKASTEEEEEFDVLTAFMVEGEEEEEMNEDRKIGALRMNEKFQRVRAV, from the coding sequence ATGGACTTCATCATCACCAGTGATCCTATGAATGTGCACTACATCAGCAGCAAAAACTTCAGCAACTACCCAAAGGGACCTGACTTGAGGATGATCTTGGAACCATTCGGAGATGGCGTTTTTGCTGCCGATGGGAATTTGTGGAAAATGCAGAGGAAAATGATTCATTCAGTGATGAAGCACAACAAGTTCGAGTCCGCTCTAGAAAAAACTATTTATCAGAAGCTTGAAAATGGTCTGATCCCAGTTCTTGATCATGCCTCAGAAGTAGGGATCAAGGTGGACTTACAAGATGTGTTTCAGCGGTTCACCTTTGACAATATCTGCATGTCAGTTTTAGGAATCGATCCAAATTATCTCTCCTTTGAGTTCCCTCAAGTTGCTTATGCAAATGCATTTAACGCAACCGAGCAAGCTGTGTTTTATCGCCACATTGTGCCAAAGAGTTGGTGGAAGCTGCAAAAATGGCTTCACATTgggaaagagaaaaaactTAGTAAAGCCATGAAAACTTTTGATAGGTTCTTATATGAGTGCATTTCTTTAAAGCGGGAAAGATTACTGATCAGCAGAAAAGCAAGCacggaggaggaggaggaatTTGACGTATTAACAGCTTTTATGGTGGAaggagaagaggaagaagagatGAACGAGGATCGAAAAATAGGTGCTTTGagaatgaatgaaaaatttcagCGCGTGCGGGCTGTTTAG
- the LOC102610449 gene encoding alkane hydroxylase MAH1-like gives MAITFAYGEMIIAIFLISFLVIVLHWSWSDRNSPMRNWPVLGMLPGLLANTWYFHEFLAHDVLKKNRGTFEFTGPWFAQMDLIITSDPMNVHYISSKNFSNYPKGPDFRMIMEPLGDGVLNADGDLWKIQRKIIHSVMKHNKFESALEKVAHQKMETGLIPVLDHASELGTVVDLQDVLKRFAFDNICLLVLGIDPNYLSVEFPQTVYANAFNTMEQALLYRHIVPKICWKLQKWLQIGEEKKLSRAWKAFDRFLYQRISSRKANMEKKEEEFDLLTAYMAEEEEEEVKENEQISALRKTDKFLRDTAFNFLGAGNDTISSGLVWFFWLVATHPSVENKILKEIKATIVMHKKEEDGERRFFFNTKQTFSQAVITSRRIKWCGFLIMQWGGWKRYGAMIV, from the exons ATGGCCATTACATTTGCTTATGGAGAGATGATCATAgcaatatttcttatttcctttcttgtAATTGTTTTACATTGGAGTTGGAGCGATAGAAACTCTCCCATGAGAAACTGGCCCGTCCTTGGGATGCTGCCAGGATTACTTGCAAACACATGGTATTTCCATGAATTTCTCGCACATGatgttttgaaaaagaatCGGGGCACATTTGAGTTCACAGGGCCCTGGTTTGCCCAAATGGACCTCATCATCACCAGTGATCCTATGAATGTTCACTACATCAGCAGCAAGAACTTCAGCAACTACCCAAAGGGACCTGACTTCAGGATGATCATGGAGCCTCTGGGAGATGGTGTTCTCAATGCCGACGGAGACCTGTGGAAAATACAGAGGAAAATAATCCATTCAGTGATGAAGCACAACAAGTTCGAGTCTGCTTTAGAAAAAGTTGCTCATCAAAAGATGGAAACAGGTCTTATCCCAGTTCTTGATCATGCCTCAGAACTAGGGACCGTGGTGGACTTACAAGACGTGCTTAAGCGATTTGCCTTCGACAATATTTGTTTGTTGGTTTTAGGAATTGATCCAAATTATCTCTCTGTTGAGTTCCCACAAACTGTTTATGCAAATGCATTTAACACAATGGAGCAAGCTTTGCTTTATCGACATATTGTGCCAAAAATTTGTTGGAAACTGCAAAAATGGCTTCAGATTGGAGAAGAGAAGAAGCTTAGTAGAGCATGGAAAGCATTCGATAGATTCCTCTACCAGCGTATTTCTAGTAGAAAAGCTAATATGGAGAAGAAGGAGGAGGAATTTGACTTATTAACAGCTTATAtggcagaagaagaagaagaggaagtgAAAGAGAATGAACAAATATCTGCTTTGAGAAAAACTGACAAGTTTCTAAGAGACACAGCATTCAACTTTCTGGGAGCTGGAAATGATACTATAAGTTCAGGCCTCGTTTGGTTTTTCTGGCTTGTTGCTACACACCCATcagttgaaaacaaaattctgaaAGAGATCAAGGCCACTATAGTCATgcacaaaaaagaagaagacgGGGAAAggagatttttcttcaacacaaaacag ACATTCTCCCAAGCGGTCATCACATCAAGAAGAATCAAATGGTGTGGATTTCTTATTATGCAATGGGGAGGATGGAAGAGATATGGGGCAATGATTGTTTAG